A genomic window from Rhizobium sp. EC-SD404 includes:
- a CDS encoding rhodanese-related sulfurtransferase, which translates to MSTKRPENPTASAEEAAKPFLVAALYHFANFPRFESFREPLEAICRENGIRGTLLLAHEGINGTIAGSDAGIGAVLAHLRAQSEFSGLIHKESRASAQPFLRLKVRLKKEIVTMGVTDIDPQRDAGTYVDPAAWNALISDPDTIVIDTRNDYEVAIGTFREAIDPKTKSFREFPEWVRAHPELKDKTKIAMFCTGGIRCEKASAFMKKEGFDEVYHLKGGILKYLEDVPETESHWEGQCFVFDERVSVGHGLDEGDLQLCRACRHPLSPEDLAAPTYEAGVSCPQCFDVRSEEDRARFRERERQIALAKKRGERHLGE; encoded by the coding sequence ATGAGCACCAAACGCCCTGAAAATCCGACCGCTTCTGCCGAGGAAGCCGCAAAGCCCTTTCTCGTCGCAGCGCTCTATCACTTCGCAAATTTTCCCCGCTTCGAAAGCTTTCGCGAGCCGCTGGAAGCTATCTGCCGCGAAAACGGTATTCGCGGGACGCTGCTTTTGGCGCATGAGGGCATCAACGGCACGATTGCCGGCAGTGATGCCGGGATCGGCGCGGTGCTTGCCCATCTCAGAGCGCAGTCCGAGTTTTCCGGCCTGATTCACAAGGAAAGCCGGGCGAGCGCCCAGCCCTTTCTGCGGCTCAAGGTACGGCTCAAGAAAGAGATCGTCACCATGGGAGTGACGGACATCGATCCGCAGCGCGATGCCGGGACCTATGTCGATCCGGCCGCTTGGAACGCTCTCATCTCGGATCCCGATACGATCGTGATCGACACGCGCAACGATTACGAGGTCGCCATCGGTACGTTCCGGGAAGCGATCGACCCGAAGACCAAGTCATTTCGCGAGTTTCCGGAATGGGTGCGCGCCCATCCGGAACTGAAGGACAAGACCAAGATCGCCATGTTCTGCACCGGCGGCATCCGCTGCGAAAAGGCCTCGGCCTTCATGAAGAAGGAAGGCTTCGACGAGGTCTACCATCTCAAGGGCGGCATCTTGAAATATCTCGAGGACGTGCCGGAAACGGAAAGCCATTGGGAAGGCCAGTGCTTCGTGTTCGACGAACGCGTTTCAGTTGGCCATGGGCTCGACGAGGGCGACCTGCAGCTCTGCCGCGCCTGCCGGCATCCGCTCTCGCCGGAAGATCTGGCAGCGCCGACCTATGAAGCCGGCGTTTCCTGCCCGCAATGCTTCGATGTGCGTAGCGAGGAAGACCGCGCGCGGTTTCGCGAACGGGAACGCCAGATCGCACTCGCCAAGAAGCGCGGCGAGCGGCATCTCGGAGAGTGA
- a CDS encoding 2-dehydro-3-deoxy-phosphogluconate aldolase, with translation MNDKTSRLLATLKLQTVVPVLVIDDARTAVPLARALVAGGLKAIEITLRTPAALEAIRLVAQEVEGAVAGAGTILNARNYDEAVEAGSQFIVSPGTTQELLDAARKSSVPLLPGAATSSEVMALREEGYDVLKFFPAEQAGGAAYLKSLSSPLAGTLFCPTGGISPENARTYLSLPNVVCVGGSWVAPKAMVEAGDWDGITRLASEAMLLAQ, from the coding sequence ATGAACGACAAGACCTCCCGTCTTCTGGCAACATTGAAGTTGCAGACCGTCGTACCGGTGCTTGTCATCGATGATGCCCGAACAGCTGTGCCCTTGGCGCGCGCGCTCGTCGCGGGTGGCCTTAAGGCCATCGAGATCACGTTGCGCACGCCGGCCGCGCTCGAGGCGATCCGTCTCGTCGCTCAGGAGGTCGAGGGCGCTGTTGCCGGTGCCGGCACCATCCTCAACGCTCGCAACTACGACGAAGCCGTCGAAGCGGGCTCCCAGTTCATTGTTTCTCCCGGCACGACGCAGGAACTGCTCGATGCCGCGCGCAAATCGTCCGTGCCGCTTTTGCCGGGCGCTGCCACGTCCAGCGAAGTGATGGCGCTGCGCGAAGAGGGCTATGATGTGCTCAAATTCTTCCCGGCCGAACAGGCCGGCGGGGCCGCCTATCTCAAGTCATTGTCCTCGCCGCTGGCGGGAACGTTGTTCTGTCCGACCGGGGGCATTTCGCCGGAAAACGCGCGCACCTATCTCTCGCTGCCGAACGTCGTTTGCGTCGGCGGCTCCTGGGTCGCTCCGAAAGCCATGGTGGAAGCCGGTGATTGGGACGGAATCACCCGTTTGGCGTCCGAAGCGATGCTGCTGGCTCAATAG
- a CDS encoding tellurite resistance TerB family protein, with protein sequence MLDPKKLLEQFLGSSRGGSSSGSDILGKLGGLTGQGGALGKLGGLAGQGGGGLSGRAGQVADMARNNPMAASAVMAALLGTKTGRQLGGSALKVGGMAAIAGLGYLAYRNYQSGKAPTTVAGQPQQEVLPPPAGSGFDMDPQQTSDDFALAMVRAMIAAAKADGHIDATERAAIVGKLSEDGLDAEELAFLQKELDGPVDVDAIVAAAKTEEQKVEIYTASRLAIDPDTRAERGYLDLLAGRLALPDALVDHIEATVSGVKTA encoded by the coding sequence ATGCTTGATCCCAAGAAGCTCCTCGAACAGTTCCTCGGTTCGTCCCGTGGGGGCTCGTCCTCCGGGTCCGATATCCTCGGCAAGCTCGGTGGGCTCACAGGTCAGGGTGGCGCTCTTGGCAAGCTTGGCGGTTTGGCAGGTCAGGGAGGCGGCGGTCTTTCGGGCAGGGCGGGTCAGGTGGCCGACATGGCCCGCAACAATCCCATGGCCGCAAGCGCCGTCATGGCGGCGCTGCTCGGCACCAAGACCGGACGTCAGCTTGGCGGCTCGGCCTTGAAGGTGGGCGGCATGGCTGCCATCGCCGGCCTCGGCTATCTCGCCTACCGCAACTATCAGTCTGGCAAGGCGCCCACCACCGTCGCCGGCCAGCCGCAGCAGGAAGTGTTGCCGCCGCCGGCCGGCAGCGGTTTCGACATGGATCCTCAGCAGACCAGCGATGATTTCGCCCTTGCCATGGTGCGGGCGATGATCGCCGCGGCCAAGGCCGATGGCCATATCGATGCCACCGAACGCGCCGCGATCGTCGGAAAGTTGTCCGAAGACGGACTCGACGCTGAGGAACTTGCTTTCCTGCAGAAGGAACTGGACGGCCCCGTCGATGTCGATGCGATTGTCGCGGCAGCAAAGACCGAAGAGCAGAAGGTGGAAATCTACACCGCCTCGCGCCTCGCCATCGATCCGGATACGCGCGCCGAGCGCGGCTATCTCGACCTGCTGGCCGGCCGACTTGCGCTGCCCGACGCTCTGGTCGATCACATCGAAGCGACGGTCTCGGGCGTCAAGACAGCCTAA
- a CDS encoding N-acetylmuramidase domain-containing protein has protein sequence MLERTELDAVAREAARLRVETAALMAVIEVESGGRAHAIVAGRAEPLIRFEGHYFDRLVSPDQRAEARAQGLASPRAGAIANPSSQAARWALLNRAAQIDRDAAYASTSWGLGQVMGEHWRWLGYESVEALVAEARVGFAGQLRLMILFIEKAGLVDAVRRRDWTAFARGYNGPAYARHGYHTRLAAAYRRHAASEEPGDVPRLLKIGMSGPDVVALQGRLRAFATAGNGAVISVDGLFGPQTLAALKHYQHNAGLVPDGIAGPRTMAALEAEPDGDAGAGRLASAGLITAVISQLKTILNRLNLLH, from the coding sequence ATGCTCGAACGGACCGAACTGGATGCGGTGGCGCGCGAGGCGGCCCGGTTGCGCGTGGAGACGGCAGCGCTGATGGCGGTCATCGAGGTCGAAAGCGGCGGCAGGGCCCATGCGATCGTCGCCGGCCGCGCCGAACCGCTCATCCGGTTCGAAGGCCATTATTTCGATCGGCTCGTGAGCCCCGACCAGCGGGCAGAGGCGAGGGCGCAGGGGCTTGCATCGCCACGTGCCGGCGCGATCGCGAACCCATCGTCACAGGCCGCCCGGTGGGCGCTGCTGAACCGTGCCGCGCAGATCGATCGGGATGCCGCCTATGCCTCCACATCCTGGGGTCTCGGGCAGGTGATGGGCGAGCACTGGCGCTGGCTCGGCTATGAAAGCGTCGAGGCGCTCGTCGCGGAAGCACGCGTGGGTTTTGCCGGGCAACTGCGGCTGATGATCCTCTTTATTGAGAAAGCCGGACTGGTGGACGCCGTGCGGCGGCGCGACTGGACCGCGTTTGCGCGCGGCTATAATGGCCCGGCCTATGCGCGTCACGGCTATCACACCCGGCTGGCAGCAGCGTACCGCCGCCATGCCGCAAGCGAAGAGCCAGGTGACGTCCCTCGTCTGCTGAAGATTGGCATGTCGGGACCGGACGTCGTCGCGCTTCAGGGGCGCCTGCGGGCTTTCGCAACTGCAGGCAATGGTGCGGTGATATCGGTCGATGGCCTATTCGGCCCGCAGACGCTGGCGGCCCTGAAGCACTATCAGCACAATGCCGGGCTCGTGCCCGACGGCATCGCCGGGCCGCGGACGATGGCAGCACTGGAAGCAGAACCGGATGGCGACGCAGGCGCCGGGCGTCTCGCGTCCGCCGGACTGATCACTGCCGTGATTTCGCAGCTGAAGACGATACTCAATCGATTGAACCTGCTCCATTGA